From the genome of Glycine soja cultivar W05 chromosome 14, ASM419377v2, whole genome shotgun sequence:
TGGAGGCACCAAACTGGCTGCGTTTTTTCTGCATGGGTGCGCGTGGCATCTTATTTGTTGTGGGTTGCTAGAATTTATGGAAATCAAAGAATGAAGAAGCTTTGAATCAGACTTACGGTGGTGATTGGCAACTTATTCATCAAACCCTTCATCTCAACACCCTTTGTATCAATCTGCTGGGGACTCAACCACATCCTCATCAGATCCATCTCATTTGTTGGTTCTCTCCTAGTCACGGAACGTTAAAGCTGAATACTGACGGAAGTTAAAGAGGTAATCTTGGTGTATCTGGTATTGGCGGAATCATCAGAGATAGTAATGGATCGTGGGTTCAAGGTTTTGCTGGTTTATGCGGAGTCAAGACCAACCTCTATGCTGAACTACTGGCCATCCTCAAAGTTCTTCAGATGGCATGGGATTACAATGGTCAAGCTCTTATTTATGAATCAAACTCTCGCACTGCTTTGTCCCTGACATTGCATGGTGCAGATCATACGCATCACTATTTTCCTCTGATCTCAAGAATTAGGAGCTTCCTTCATCACCCTTGGGAGCTTTCCTTTCAGCATGAGTTTCGTGAAGCCAACTACTGTGCGGATTGGCTTGCTAAATTAGGAGCTAGTTCTGCTAATCATCTTCTGGTTTTTTATAGTTGTCCTATAGCTATGGCTCACTTGTCATTTGCTGATAACAGAGGGGTTCTGAACCCGCGTGGCTTGTAGTTTTGTTGTTCTATTTTTTcctaaagtataaaaaaaaagttggtatTGTCTTTATATATGTTGTTATAAATTTGTGGAGATTGGTGATATTTACTAACTTCACTTGAAAATGAATCTTCGCTTAgtctaatatataaaaaagaaaattataataacatgATTTAAATggtagtaattttttatatagagtatgagtatttttcatttcaaacaATATTGTTCAAAACGAATGGTACCACTATGGACAACAAAACTCTTcctctaaatatttaatacaattgCATACTCAGAATTAGAGATTTAAGGTTAATAAGctgaaattattttacataaattgaTTCATGTGCTCGATGGCAGTGACAACAATTGCTCCAActtaaacttttataaaataaaaaatatacatgtatTATGAAAATGCACATTGATTCAAAATTGTATGAAAAGAATCAACAATTTAGCTTGTAATTTTGTACATGTATAAGAACTTGTTGCATAAGAAATTagtggagaatgtgtatttaaaatttttattgaatcTTAGAAGTTTTAATCATGACATATAGAAGATTTTTTGTTAAATGAGAATAATTCCAAATTATCTATGGAATTATGACCCTTCTCAATATTAATCCCTATCCTTTAAATCATAATTTCTAGTGTCATACCCACATTATACATTTACTTTGtcatttgttttcatttgcttcctttatcattatcatcaccttcattattgttatcatGATTGTCACTATCACCATCTTTCCTTCACTTATTACTACTATACCATCTATCATTACCAATGTCACCTCTTCCTTTCACCTCTACCCCCTACACCATTGCTTTTGCACCATAATCTCTACTACCATAGCCATTAGGTCATCACTAATTGTCGTCACCATTGCCCACCATTGCCCCTTACTTAAACACACCATTGTCATTATCCTACTTATGTTACTAAACTCAAAATCATACTTAAGATCAAGAGGAGGGGTGAAAGATTATAACTCAGAGGATTGTAACATGGACCATAAGATCCTACCTAAAATGCAAATTATACTTACGCATAtagatacaaaaaaaataacatagatAAAGACAATAACCtctaaataataacattaaactaACTTAATTTCAAGCATAACCATAATTCATAAGTCAAAAAGATTAGGACCAATATATAACACACAacttaagataattttatacCCATTAGAGTAAAAGACtttaaaagtaatcaatcaaattagTCACCAACAAAACtgttaaatattaatttcacaTCACACCTATAACATTATAATCcaagaaaatattatctaaccatgatttttaataaataaataaataagtaccTTACCAAAAAAAACCAACATCATTGCAATATTAGTTTATAAAATCATTAAGgcttaaatatgaatttaatccatctaaatttcattttttcaattttgatcccCATTagttcttttgtttatttttagttaatgaaaatttattcctttttaattttagtccatataagttttttgtttttaatcgaTGTaaatttgcttctttttttttcatttcaaaccCACTTGTAATGAGTCACAATTTAAATGGGTTAGCCCGACTAAGACCACAAAATAAATGGTCCAATTTTTTAAGATCTACATCCACTCCGCATAACTGGTAATTTATAGGCTAAATTGTAGCCtgataatggaaaaaaaaaaaaaaaaaactgtttggaATTTCACAACTGGTAGCTTATAGGCTAAATTATCACTACTGGGTTTGGAATTTCATAATGTAAAGTTGTTGACTTTAAAGGTTTCGAGTGCCCATGGTTTTGATCTTCTTGTTGTTGGGGCACTCCGACCACTAGAAGGCGCCGCCTGAGTTTGCGCCCGACTAAACCGCACTAAGAAGTGGTGCATGGTGGAGCGTGTGGAGGTTCTAGCCTCCTCAACCACTTGGGTTATGCATCGTGTGAGAGGCACACCATATTCGACGATGGGTCCTGACGAAGAAGAGGATGAGACTCCATCGTCGACATTCACAATCTTCTTTGTGccgcagaaagaaaaaaaaacattctagaCCTCGTCTTGATTTAAAAAAACTCATATAGTAAAACAAACCTTTTATGGAAAGACAAAGGAAATAGTTATTAGAAGGTGATCAATGTGCTAAATTCAATGATTGTGACGTTGTCGTTGTGTATCCGTTGACCAAGTGCTTGTTTAGTTCTAAAATAAACTCCTcgatattaattttaaaccaaTTCCCATAACAATTATAATAAAGCAAATGATGAGGAGGATTATTAggatattgattaagaaattaaaaaaagattttttattaaatatataaaattgtgttattcaagatttttttatattcttttatagtatttataataaatattttttttaatttattaatcaatatacTAAGGATACTTATCAGTAGCACCGTAATAATAATCCACTTAAACCTTTTATGTTAATAATCAAtgataaacaaaaatgaaaaccaCAAATTCATAAATTGATGTATCATATAGATACTACGACTTCGAAGTTACCAAAACTAAGtataatcagaaaaaaaaaaaaaaaaaaaaaccattgcctaaaacaaaacaaaactgaaCAAGATAGGCACTGTAAAATACGGATATCTTTGGTTTGCAATTGAAATTATTAAGACACATTCTAATTcagattcaataaataaaaagtaaaataaaaataaaaataaaagtcttaTCCTTTTAAAAAGTACTTTTAcgttcaaaagtattttttcaCCTCATTTTTAAACCTGCATTATATTTTTGTACGTTTTCACGTTGGCTTTCTCTTTCATAC
Proteins encoded in this window:
- the LOC114384152 gene encoding uncharacterized protein LOC114384152, with the translated sequence MHIETVQSLPDSGTTFVWMSIFKIRIWRHQTGCVFSAWVRVASYLLDSNGSWVQGFAGLCGVKTNLYAELLAILKVLQMAWDYNGQALIYESNSRTALSLTLHGADHTHHYFPLISRIRSFLHHPWELSFQHEFREANYCADWLAKLGASSANHLLVFYSCPIAMAHLSFADNRGVLNPRGL